From one Eucalyptus grandis isolate ANBG69807.140 chromosome 9, ASM1654582v1, whole genome shotgun sequence genomic stretch:
- the LOC104419664 gene encoding endoglucanase 2 gives MAGEGQKSKGWFWWVLVTVIAVLVIVAVALTILKDFHSKAAKVHHSPVEQKYADALGIAMQFFDVQKSGQLVNNRISWRGDSGLMDGSGEGLDLSKGMYDAGDSMKFSFPMAFTATMLSWAILEYGDQMDAVKQLRNAQDSLKWITDYLINAHPSPNVLYIQVGDPDLDHECWQRPESMTLQRPLTQVNTSYPGTEVAAETAAAMASASLVFKKINSTYSSLLLMHAQQLFAFADTYRGSYSVTAPSEQRFYNSSGYGDELLWAASWLYLASADRSYLRYATIDHGQEFGNWRQPSWISWNDKLPGVQVLLSRVDFFGASEVPITENLALQMYRETAEMMMCSLLPDSPTATSSRTESGLIWVTEWNSLLHPVGSAFLAVLYSDYMLTSGTEALFCSERSYTPGNLRDFAISQVDYVLGENPMKLSYLVGFGENYPQYVHHRGSSIPADATTGCKDGFKWLNSSAPNPNVAVGALVGGPFRNETYSDSRNNSMQGEPSTYNSALPVGVLSGLVTSSSVANSFL, from the exons ATGGCTGGTGAAGGACAAAAGTCCAAGGGATGGTTTTGGTGGGTTTTGGTGACTGTCATAGCAGTTCTGGTGATTGTGGCGGTTGCGCTTACAATTCTGAAGGACTTCCATTCCAAGGCGGCGAAGGTCCACCACAGTCCGGTCGAGCAGAAATACGCAGATGCTCTCGGAATTGCTATGCAGTTCTTCGACGTTCAAAAAT CTGGTCAGTTGGTGAACAACAGGATTTCTTGGAGGGGCGATTCAGGGCTTATGGATGGCAGTGGAGAAGGCTTAGACTTATCGAAAGGAATGTATGATGCAGGGGACTCGATGAAGTTCAGTTTCCCCATGGCTTTCACTGCGACAATGCTCTCGTGGGCGATTCTGGAGTATGGAGATCAGATGGATGCGGTGAAGCAGTTGAGAAATGCACAGGACTCGCTCAAATGGATCACTGATTATCTCATCAATGCTCATCCTTCACCAAATGTGCTCTATATTCAG GTGGGTGATCCCGACTTGGACCACGAGTGTTGGCAAAGGCCCGAATCCATGACCTTGCAAAGACCCCTTACACAAGTGAACACGTCGTATCCAGGAACAGAGGTTGCAGCAGAGACTGCCGCTGCAATGGCGTCGGCTTCTTTGGTCTTCAAGAAGATCAACTCCACTTATTCGAGTTTGCTGCTGATGCACGCGCAGCAGCTATTTGCTTTTGCTGATACCTATCGGGGTTCCTACAGTGTCACAGCCCCCAGCGAGCAAAGATTCTACAACTCTTCGGGCTACGGAGATGAACTGCTTTGGGCAGCTAGCTGGCTCTACCTTGCGTCTGCTGACAGATCGTACCTAAGATATGCAACGATTGACCATGGACAGGAATTTGGTAATTGGAGACAACCGAGCTGGATTAGTTGGAACGACAAGCTTCCAGGAGTCCAG GTGTTACTATCGCGTGTAGATTTCTTCGGAGCGAGCGAAGTTCCGATCACTGAGAATCTCGCGCTCCAGATGTATAGGGAAACTGCTGAGATGATGATGTGTAGCCTTCTGCCCGATTCGCCAACTGCCACGTCAAGCAGAACAGAAA GTGGGCTGATCTGGGTGACTGAATGGAACTCACTGCTGCATCCCGTCGGCTCTGCATTTCTAGCCGTCCTTTACAGCGATTACATGCTCACTTCTGGTACCGAGGCTTTGTTTTGCAGCGAAAGATCCTATACACCAGGCAATCTTCGTGATTTCGCGATTTCACAG GTGGATTACGTGTTGGGCGAAAACCCGATGAAGCTGAGCTATCTAGTTGGGTTCGGGGAAAACTACCCTCAGTATGTGCACCACAGAGGGTCTTCCATCCCGGCCGACGCAACCACAGGGTGCAAAGACGGGTTTAAGTGGCTCAACTCCTCCGCCCCCAACCCGAATGTGGCGGTCGGAGCGCTCGTGGGCGGGCCCTTCCGGAATGAGACGTACAGCGACTCCCGTAACAACTCAATGCAAGGCGAGCCGAGCACTTACAACAGTGCGCTCCCGGTTGGCGTCCTCTCGGGTTTGGTCACGTCCTCTTCGGTGGCGAATTCCTTCCTATAG